One window of the Conexibacter sp. SYSU D00693 genome contains the following:
- a CDS encoding cell wall metabolism sensor histidine kinase WalK, protein MSLRTRLVAGLLLVAAAGLVLLAAITYAEQRSFLQDRVDEQVRAAPTFADRLLDAQGISVPGYGGGGFGPFGPGKGRGFGPGGGGPPGAGPVNLPSGTYAERRDAKGRVLGGGVSGYTDASDVVAPDLPADLPEGELVTVPAQGDRGVRFRALATAAPDQPGTVVVAVPLSENDRTLDRLRLVLAIVVVGVLVVLGVAGWFVVRVGLRPLDRIGATAGAIAAGDLSRRVAPAEPRTEVGRLGLALNAMLERLEAAFAQREASEQRLRQFIADASHELRTPLASIRGYAELFRMGAARDAADTEKAMSRIEDEAARMGVLVEDLLTLARLDEVRDAERAPVDLAVLAEDAAHDARAVDPTRPVEVADEGAAIVLGDEHQLRQVLANLLRNAVVHTPPGTRVEVGVRGGDETVELRVRDHGPGLPTDDADALFERFWRAQGERGRERGPAGAGLGLAIVAGIVQAHGGTVRAGNATDGGAVFTITLPAHPAGV, encoded by the coding sequence GTGTCCCTGCGCACCCGGCTGGTCGCGGGCCTGCTGCTGGTCGCGGCGGCGGGGCTCGTCCTGCTGGCGGCGATCACGTACGCCGAGCAGCGCAGCTTCCTCCAGGACCGGGTGGACGAGCAGGTCCGCGCGGCGCCGACCTTCGCGGATCGGCTGCTCGACGCGCAGGGCATCTCGGTGCCCGGCTACGGGGGCGGCGGGTTCGGGCCATTCGGTCCCGGCAAGGGCCGGGGGTTCGGCCCGGGCGGCGGCGGCCCGCCGGGCGCCGGTCCCGTGAACCTGCCGTCGGGGACGTACGCCGAGCGCCGGGACGCGAAGGGCCGGGTCCTGGGCGGCGGCGTGTCGGGCTACACCGACGCGTCCGACGTCGTGGCGCCCGACCTGCCGGCCGACCTGCCCGAGGGCGAGCTCGTCACGGTCCCCGCGCAGGGCGACCGCGGCGTGCGCTTCCGCGCGCTGGCGACCGCGGCGCCCGACCAGCCGGGCACGGTCGTCGTGGCGGTGCCGCTGAGCGAGAACGACCGGACGCTCGACCGCCTCCGGCTCGTCCTGGCGATCGTGGTCGTCGGGGTGCTCGTGGTGCTCGGCGTCGCGGGGTGGTTCGTCGTGCGTGTGGGCCTGCGGCCGCTGGACCGCATCGGCGCGACGGCCGGCGCGATCGCGGCGGGCGACCTCTCGCGCCGGGTCGCCCCGGCGGAGCCGCGGACGGAGGTCGGCCGGCTCGGCCTGGCGCTCAACGCGATGCTCGAGCGCCTGGAGGCGGCGTTCGCGCAGCGGGAGGCCAGCGAGCAGCGCCTGCGCCAGTTCATCGCCGACGCGTCGCACGAGCTGCGCACGCCGCTGGCGTCGATCCGTGGCTACGCCGAGCTCTTCCGCATGGGCGCGGCGCGCGACGCGGCCGACACCGAGAAGGCGATGTCGCGCATCGAGGACGAGGCGGCGCGGATGGGGGTCCTGGTCGAGGACCTCCTGACCCTGGCGCGCCTCGACGAGGTGCGCGACGCCGAGCGCGCGCCGGTCGACCTCGCCGTGCTGGCCGAGGACGCCGCGCACGACGCGCGCGCCGTGGACCCGACGCGGCCGGTGGAGGTCGCCGACGAGGGCGCGGCGATCGTCCTGGGCGACGAGCACCAGCTGCGCCAGGTCCTGGCCAACCTCCTGCGCAACGCCGTCGTCCACACCCCGCCGGGGACGCGGGTCGAGGTCGGGGTGCGGGGCGGCGACGAGACGGTCGAGCTGCGCGTCCGCGACCACGGCCCGGGCCTGCCGACCGATGACGCCGACGCCCTGTTCGAGCGCTTCTGGCGGGCCCAGGGCGAGCGCGGCCGTGAGCGCGGCCCCGCGGGCGCCGGCCTCGGCCTCGCCATCGTCGCCGGCATCGTCCAGGCCCACGGCGGGACGGTCCGGGCCGGCAACGCGACGGACGGCGGCGCGGTCTTCACGATCACCCTCCCCGCCCATCCTGCAGGCGTCTGA